gtgtgtgagagagagaggggaagggaAGGCAGAGAAGGCATAtagggatagatagatagatagatagatagatagatacatacatacatacatacatacatatatacagagatacatacatacatatatacatacatacatacatacatacatacatacatacatacatacatacatacatacatacagagataGATAcgtagatagatacagtagatagatacatacatacatacatacagagatacatacatacatacatacatacatacatacatacatacatacatacatacagagatagatacatagatagatacagtagatagatagatacatacatagatacatagatacatagatagatagatagatagatagatagatagatagatagatagatagatagatagatagataaaatacAGGACTTTCAGCAGGACTTTCAACAGTTTCACTCAGGAAATGTTTATCCTAATCTTAACTTCCGTCGCGGCAAAACGCTCATATTTAGTGGACTAAATGTAACCCTCCGCCAAAACGTCCCGGCAACTTGcggtgctttgtgtgtgtgcgtgtgtgtgtgcgtgcgtgggcgtctgtgtgtgtgtgggggggatgggtgcgtgtgtgtgtgtgtgtgtgtgtgcgtccgtatgtgtgggcgtgtgtgtgtgtgcgtgcgttcgtATGTGTGggcgcgtgtttgtgtgtgtgtgcgcgagcgtgcgtgcgtgcgtgcgtgtgtgtgtgtgtgtgtgtgtgtgtgtgtgtgtgtgtgtgtgtgtgtgagatgataAGAACATAAATtacattaattattattagttaTAGCATGGCTGCGTGCTTCCAGACAGAAGCAGCTACTAAAGTGTAATGAGATTAATTAGACGAGACACGTTAGAGTGACAGTGACACTACGGAGAGGTGGATTCATTCGGGCTTTGAGGTGAAACACAGCGGACGTTTACGGCTCCAATTTTTACCTGAGAGCCGAAACTACATCCTGGGGTCTGTAAGAGCGCTGAAGGCTGCGGGGGGAACTGATCGCCTGCAGCAGCTCCTCAGGACAACTCAATAAAACATGGAGCAGCTGAGGAGGAGCCGAGAGTTTAGCGCAGCGTGCTGGGACACAAGTTAGAAACGTGTACGGAAGGAAAAAGTAACACCCCatcagtcatacacacacacacacacacacacacacacacacacagacgcactaacaaccaaacacacacatacacacacatacagacacagacagccgcacacatacacacacacacactaacaaccaaacacacatacagacacacacacacacagccgccacacacacacacacacacacacacacacacacacacacacacacacaattttatcgaaatcgcaacaTGGACtactgcaatatccaaatcgcaggggggatagatagatagatagatagatagatagatagatagatagatagatagatagatagatagatagatagataccaaacagcagacagacagttagctgaatagacagatatttccctcaggagttggtgaagATGACTGACAGACAGCTGATAGGTACTGGACAGGTGGACACCAACACAAAGACTCCTAATGAACGCCCATGTGGCTCGCTGTGTGTTTCACAGTGATTGGTCGCCCTCGAGTGCTTCAACTAACCAATCCAAAGGATATAATCACATTCACGCACCATGCATGCACAATTACCATTCCTTTGTTAGCTGTAGCCTCGTTCAGATGGCATCACACTCTGCCAGaacgtttatttatttttattttttttcactcttatctttattgtttttttaagaaaaaaacagcatagTAATCTcagttttgaaaatgattaCAAAGTgctaaaataagataaaatgaACAATCAAACATAAGACAGCAACCAgatgtgatgaaaaaaaataaaaataaaaacattcagaTTACACAGATTCTAATGCTATTTCATATGTTGTccatttgacccatttttctttaaattcaGCTTCTTTCAATCTTAGAATAAAAGTCATTCTTTACATGGTGAATATTTCATGCACAATGTCTATCCACTGAGTATGGCTGGGTGGCTCAGGTTTGAGCCATCTTCTTGTTATCGCTTTCCTCCCTGAGGAATTATATTATAtgatataattatattatatgatataattatattatatgatataattatattatataatagtCTTATTATAAGACTTATATTAGTCTGTGGCGcccgggtagctcacctggttgagggttctgacctgcggccctttgcagCATGTCTCTCCccacctttcatgtctaagccgtcctatcaaataaaagcctaaaatgcccccaaaaaaagtGGTTTAGTCTGGTAGTTTGGTAGTTTGGTAGTTTGGTAGTCTGGTAGTTTGGCAAAGTGGGCTCCCAGTTCTGATTCAGGACATGATTCATGTTACTTCTCTAAAGCTGAAGATCAAGATTACCGTCTGGAGctgcagagacagaaagacttCAAAGTTCACTTTCAcaggctgtctgtgtgtgtgtgtgtgtgtgtgtgtgtgtgtgtgtgtgtgtgtgtttggttgttagtgtgtgtgtgtgtgtttttgattttgtgtgtgtgtgtatgtatgtgtgtgtgtgtgtgtgtgtgtgtgtgtgtagttagtgtgtgtgtatctgtgtgtgtgtgtgtgtgtgtgtgtgtgtgtgtgtgtgtgtgtagttagtgTGTtgctgttagtgtgtgtgtatctgtgtgtgtgtgtgtgtgtgtgtgtgtgtgtgtgtgtgtgtgtgtgtagatgttagtgtgtgtgtgtgtgtgtgtgtgtgtgtgtatttgtatctgtgtctgtgtgtgtgtgtgtgtgtgtgtgtgtgtggctgtatgtGTTTggttgttagtgtgtgtgtgtgtgtgtgtgtgtgtgtgtgtgtgtgtgtgtgtgtttgattttgtgtgtgtatgtatgtgtgtgtctgtgtgtgtagttgttagtgtgtgtgtgtgtgtgtgtgtgtgtagttagtgtgtgtgtatctgtgtgtgtgtgtgtgtgtgtgtgtgtagttagtgtgtgtgtatgtgtgtgtgtgtgtgtgtgtgtgtgtgtgtgtgtgtgtagatgttgtgtgtgtgtgtgtgtgtatttgtatctgtgtctgtgtgtgtgtgtgtgtgtgtgtgtgtgtagttgttagtgtgtctgtagttagtgtgtgtgtgtgtgtgtgttgtgtgtgtgtatatttgtgtgtgtttgtgtgtgtgtatatttgtgtgtgtgtgtgtgtgtgtgtgtgtgttcacagtcGCAGATGGCAGTGTTCCCTCAAAGGGATGCCACTACATGCGTTGGCATTtgattttgaattttttttgctTCAACAAGCCAATCTGTGCCGTCTGTTAACCAAAACGATATTAATAACGGAGACTAAGTCTCTGTAATAAAACACCTGACAATGTCGGAGTGATAACATGTTCGAACAGTTTGTGTTCCTGTGTGAGATTAAAGGGAACGGAGCAGACCACTCTTTAACAGCTATAGGCTCTCAGATGATGTCATGTTTAACCTTTGAGAGGGTGACTGACACTTGTCACTTttcctgacgtttttgtcactttttccaaagttgttgttgcagtttttgaagtatttttttgacatttttctcaaTATTTTCAACGTTCCtttaccatgtttttttttttttttttcaaatgcaataaCACACCCAAatccaatgaaagtagtgaattgatcatttattttacttgtgaagaatGTTGTATGGAACCACTCACGTTattattttgacaatttggttaaaggtcccatggcatgaaaatgtcactttatgaggttttttaacattaatatgagttcccccagtggctagaaatggtgataggtgtaaaccgagccctgggtatcctgctctgatacagtattaggggaccactaaggtctatataaaagagacttcagatacagtattaggggaccactaaggtctatataaaagagacttcagatacagtattaggggaccactaaggtctatataaaagagacttcagatacagtattaggggaccactaaggtctatataaaagagacttcagatacagtattaggggaccactaaggtctatataaaagagacttcagatacagtattaggggaccactaaggcctatataaaagagacttcagatacagtattaggggaccactaaggcctatataaaagagacttcagatacagtattaggggaccactaaggtctatataaaagagacttcagatacagtattaggggaccactaaggcctatataaaagagacttcagatacagtattaggggaccactaaggcctatataaaagagacttcagatacagtattaggggaccactaaggcctatataaaagagacttcagatacagtattaggaaaccactaaggcctatataaaagagacttcagatacagtattaggggaccactaaggcctatataaaagagacttcagatacagtattaggagaccactaaggcctatataaaagagacttcagatacagtattaggggaccactaaggtctatataaaagagacttcagatacagtattaggggaccactaaggtctatataaaagagacttcagatacagtattaggggaccactaaggcctatataaaagagacttcagatacagtattaggggaccactaaggcctatataaaagagacttcagatacagtattaggagaccactaaggcctatataaaagagacttcagatacagtattaggggaccactaaggcctatataaaagagacttcagatacagtattaggggaccactaaggtctatataaaagagacttcagatacagtattaggggaccactaaggcctatataaaagagacttcagatacagtgttagggaccactaaggtctatataaaagagacttcagatacagtattagaggaccactaaggtctatataaaagagacttcagatacagtattaggggaccactaaggcctatataaaagagacttcagatacagtattaggggaccactaaggtctatataaaagagacttcagatacagtattaggggaccactaaggcctatataaaagagacttcagatacagtattaggggacccaacaatcttttcctaaatctAACTGCTGTTCTTGTGTCActtaaacgtacgtcccgacccagagcgccAAAAACTCACCAAGACgtccaagagtcccgaccaagcgcatCTAAATATggtgctaaaggagacttttagcctCAATAACAAACGCCCAAAGGTCACCTGACCGAGCGTTGCTCTCTGACGTGATGGGAGGGAGAATGTGTTGACAGATCGGACACGTCAGTGATGCTGTTGTTGTGATGTCATCGCCTCTCTCTGAGCCAATGGCTGCGCTTCTTACGCACGGAGAGAGTCTGTCCTCGCGCGCCCGGCGAGCGCACACACGTGGCGAGCCAGCCAGCACACGTTGGCAGCCGAAGTTGTGTGAAGCGAGACAGAGTTAGCCAGGCTCACACCGGAAGCTCTAGGATCagcccttcaaaataaaaggacgagtgtgtgtgtgtgtgtgtagttgttagtgtgtgtatatgtgtgtgtgtgtgtctgtatgtgtctgtgtgtgtgtgtgtgtagttgttagtatgtgtgtgtgtctgtgtgcgtgtatatgtgtgtgtgtgtgtgtgtgtgtgtgtgtgtgtgtgtgtgtgtgtgtgtgtgtgttgcctgcccgacaaaagaggtgtgcaaaaaaaagttttcttacGTTAAacatgttgttaaaaaaaattaatcattgttttgctgatGGCTAAGGAATTGTTTTGGTGACTTTTGAAGGGCTTCATTTCAACAAAAATACGGCAAAAAGAGTACATCAGAAagagcaacaaatttacaaaaagccacaaaaaagtcggaaCAAAAACGAGGAAAAAtagctaccaaaatgtttttaaaaaagtgacatggagtaacaaaagcacatcaataaactctccatgtctggctgatgtacacgaatcaatagataaaataacgtgaccatttcacgaactgtcGTGAGCTGTGACCTGTGTGAGGCTCTTCTTATCAAGCACAAGAGGGTAAGCTTCgattcagaactcgaacctcctatggcgccattttgatgctaacaagccatcccctcccgttagcatcccattgactcctaTTCATTCTGACGtaactttgacagagaataactttacatctgaagcgtttaaagactttatttgtccattgtttatttctaaagaaacacgacaatgtgtaaaaggctccattaccttgtacctcacgttatggctccgtagcagaacgtttttataaaaataggctaacgattgggtcataaccacgagacttactgtcacactgtagaggaattaccgtatagtacaggagaagctcacaggcagtttggacttccattagctgtttaggtttaattactaatgttaactagcatgttagtgatcaataattagcctgtgtctgtgttatctccttacatatacctacactctccgtctctgtgagattgggaatgattgagatttctctcggcacagctaccagaagacttcacactttcagacacgttgctcacgtcacatctacgtcttcaagctcagttggaggctgctcagtaacgctcagccagcaccgggaaagagacttctgatatccttcactggtctccgtccagagacacaggATCTGGTGCTCcatttatatatgtcaatggtcaaGCCcccttgttgttttattttgaaaagctgtGAGCGGAAGTAGCGCGGGTCGATTTCGTCTGGCTTGACTCTGCTCTCTGACCCGCAAGGTCCCGCAACTGGCATGAGTTTGGGATCATCCCGGAGTGGAAAAAGAGGGGGGAATGAACAACACTCCGCCAGGATTACGGTTGGTGTGTGGACTTTATTTCACTTTGTCCAGTTTTGGGCTTTTGGAGTTTTTTGAATTTTCTGGAGgttttcttttctgtgttgcTCGTAGCTCACCGAAGGGGACTTTTGTTTGGTACAACAGCAGCTCCGTCAATGCACTTCCAGAAGTATTTACAGTGCAGGGTGTGTTGTCCTCACTCTTGTTCTTTtactacttttttatttttttctcatttagcGTCCACGTAGACAAAAATCCAACATTTGTGTCAGAAAGTGGGTGGAAAAAATGTCCACAAATATCCTTATTTATCACATTTGGAATTGGACGATTTATCAGAATGATGATTTTTGTAACTCAGGTAAGACCAGgtgcttttcaaaataaagctcAAAGtctttcaaattcaaattcaaaaagaaaacattaagtTCAGTTGAGCTCCTGGGTGCATTGTAACCTATTTTAGTTGCATATGTttgccatctctctctctgcattgtGTGTGACaggaggttgttttttttcgctGACATAGTTGTATAGGGATTATAATGCAGGGACAACATGCCCCCCCCCAGCCCATTGTTGGCCCCTCTGTCTCTGTTGTCCTTTTTCTACTGAGCGAGTCAATTGATGGAGGgataaaaggcaaaaaaaaaaatatgcattgACATGGCTttcagggcagagagagagaacgagagagacagagagagagagagacaggggtcATTTGGAGATTTTGTGGCCTTGTGTGCCAGCAGCAAACCGGCCATGACGGCCCAGAGCATCCCTGGAATATCCACAGGCCAACCATGTCTTTAAACTACATCAAAAACTTCTATGAAGGATGCGTAAGTAGCTCACAAGGCCCGCTCGTTGGGGCTCCTATTGTTACTTTCATCCACTTAGCTGACAACTTTATAATTTGACAGTTACAGAGCAATTATCCCCCCCCCACGCCCCCTTCGAGGCTTAAAAATCAAAAAGAGATTGATGTGTTTTTTCATTCTCAGCTTTGTAATCCATCTCCGTCTACCTCCGTCTTCATTCAGTCGTGTGACATGTTTTGTGAGCCTAAAAGGCTCTCTGCTTTATTAGGACTgtcatttgggcctttttttttgttttgtttttgggaAACATGACTCAAGTGTTAGTGTCAGAAGTGagcaggtagagagagagagaagatgggAAATGTTTCCTCTGAATGGGTTTTGTTTTAGCCTTCAGAGCTCAGGGCCTCAGTGCGCCTCTCTGTCGCAGCTGCATTTATCTGGCTAACAAAAGCtattttctctttgtctctgtttgtgtgtgtgtgtatgtgtgtgtgtgtgtgtgagtgattgcATGTCTTTGTGTCCATGCACATTTGTGTGTCGCTTGTTTGTGCCATGAGAATGTGAATGCTTGTGAATGTTTGTATGTATCataaatgtttgtgtctgtccctgcctgtatgtatgcatgtgttctGCATTGTATaattgtgtgtacatgtgtgtgtgtgtgtgttccagctcAGGCCTCCTACGGTGATAGGCCAGTTCCACACCTTGTTCTTCGGCTCGGTGCGGATGTTCTTTTTGGGAGTTCTTGGCTTCGCTGTGTACGGAAATGAGGCGCTGCACTTCAGCTGTGACCCCGATCGCCGAGAAATCAACCTGTACTGCTACAACCAGTTCAGACCCATAACACCTCAGGTAGGACTTACGAAACTAAActtaatggacctttttcacagcagacattttgacttgtcatagtaggaaaagcccaACTGAAATttataaccttaacaatggctcaattccattaAGTGTCCCAATAatctatttcagtgagtcagcatgcacaataccaggacctctcctaagtggaatgcagccatcagtaatggtttaataccagggccactcctaagtggaatgcagccattagtaatggtttaataccaggacctctcctaagtggaatgcagccatcattaatggtttaataccaggacctctcctaagtggaatgcagccatcattaatggtttaataccagggtctctcctaagtggaatgcaaccatcagtaatggttaataccaggacctctcctaagtggaatgcagccatcattaatggttaataccagggtctctcatAAGTGGAATGCAACCATCAGTAATGgctttgaatacacctgtgctgttCCTACTATGGCATGTCATAGTACTGGTACAATCTTTTCAGTCCCTTCAACATCATATTTTTAGGGGCCAAACGGAATCTGCAGACGCAGAATGTTTTGCAGAATTTTCCCCAGAATTACACATAATACATCTTCACCCCAAGCAGAAGAACTATCTGCTAAATTTCAAAAATTTGGGGGGGCTTCTTTAGGCACAAACAGTGTCGTTTCCAGTCAGACTGAAACATTTGCAATCAGAAAACAGTCGCAGGCTGTGATCAACACAACGTTTTTTCCATATTGGTAGAAAATGCAATGTGGGAGAGGTGAAACATTTCAGCAATCGTTGAACTAGACTGGGTTCCTGCCAGCCTCGGTCACCAAAGACACAACCCGCATCATCTGGATGGCCAATTTAAAAACCAATATGTCAAGTGATGAATAATGAATGTACAAATATTCTTTTTCCTTACATATTCTTGCTTCGCCTCTCCCTGCTCGACCTCCAATCCCATGACCTGTTACCTTAACCATTATCACCCATATCCATCATACATTTCAGGATACCTCCATTCTATATCCCATCGTCTTCTTCCATTGGCCTTTCTCACTCCTTCGTTCCCTTCTTTCTGCCCTTTTCAGGTCTTTTGGGCGTTACAACTGGTAACAGTGCTAGTTCCTGGGGCGGTCTTCCACCTCTACGCAGCCTGTAAGAACATTGACCAGGAAGAGATCCTCGAACGACCCATCTACACCGTATTCTACATAATTTCTGTTCTGCTTCGCATCATTCTGGAAGTCATCGCCTTTTGGCTACAAAGCCACCTCTTTGGCTTCCAGGTCTGTAAACTTTAAACTTAATTAATTCAATACCTTCCAGTGCCTGTCTATGTCACAGTTATGTAGCCATCCATTTTCAAGTTGCCACTCATGTTCATGTGACCTGACACGGCAGATTTCTTGTTACACAGCACCATCTCAGAAGCTGTCATTCGAAACGGTTTGGGAAAGGgaaggcactttcaaaaaatacctggcagttgattggatgaaccatatGTCTATCATGTCCATCATTGTTGTTTGGTACAAACAGCTGCCgccgtcacacacacctaaaccacggccgtagctgccagtagctcctcactggacgctgattgttttttttattagctgGTAGTTTAGACACAAACTCATTACTTGCAGCCTGACAAAATACATTTCCGCGTGATC
This genomic window from Perca flavescens isolate YP-PL-M2 chromosome 18, PFLA_1.0, whole genome shotgun sequence contains:
- the gje1a gene encoding gap junction epsilon-1 protein translates to MSLNYIKNFYEGCLRPPTVIGQFHTLFFGSVRMFFLGVLGFAVYGNEALHFSCDPDRREINLYCYNQFRPITPQVFWALQLVTVLVPGAVFHLYAACKNIDQEEILERPIYTVFYIISVLLRIILEVIAFWLQSHLFGFQVHPLYKCDASALEKAFNVTKCMVPEHFEKTIFLSAMYTFTVITILLCVAEIFEILCRRLGYLSNQ